Proteins found in one Coffea eugenioides isolate CCC68of chromosome 5, Ceug_1.0, whole genome shotgun sequence genomic segment:
- the LOC113770499 gene encoding universal stress protein PHOS32-like gives MHNQNQNHHQSTAESDLPPLAKIKVRSSSPRFPPPTTPSSTETPTANAQRKIGIAVDLSDESAFAVKWAVHHYLRPGDAVILVHVRPTSVLYGADWGSVDLSIVDAENEESQQKLEDDFDIFTTTKASDLAQPLVEAQIPFKIHIVKDHDMKERLCLEVERLGLSAVIMGSRGFGATRRGSDGRLGSVSDYCVRHCVCPVVVVRYADDHEGGGNAAPGPVVSVGSVAEEDEEEQEYHDASTEDRKDS, from the exons ATGCATAATCAAAACCAAAACCACCACCAGTCCACGGCGGAATCCGACCTGCCACCCCTCGCCAAAATCAAAGTTCGCTCCTCCTCCCCACGCTTCCCTCCCCCGACCACTCCTTCGTCGACAGAAACTCCCACCGCCAACGCCCAACGCAAGATCGGCATCGCCGTCGACCTCTCCGACGAGTCAGCTTTCGCTGTCAAATGGGCTGTTCACCACTACCTCCGTCCCGGAGACGCCGTTATTCTCGTCCACGTCCGTCCGACTTCCGTCCTCTACGGCGCTGATTGGGGCTCTGTTGACCTCTCCATTGTCGATGCTGAGAACGAAGAGTCTCAGCAGAAGCTAGAAGACGATTTCGACATTTTCACCACCACTAAGGCCTCTGATCTGGCGCAGCCCTTGGTGGAGGCCCagattcctttcaaaattcatATAGTTAAAGATCATGACATGAAGGAGAGGCTTTGCTTGGAAGTGGAGAGGCTTGGTTTGAGTGCTGTGATTATGGGGAGCCGAGGGTTTGGGGCTACGAGAAGGGGGAGTGATGGGAGGCTTGGAAGTGTTAGTGATTACTGCGTCAGGCATTGTGTTTGCCCTGTGGTGGTCGTCAGATATGCTGATGATCATGAGGGTGGCGGAAATGCTGCCCCGGGTCCGGTTGTTTCGGTTGGCTCTGTCGCTGAAGAGGACGAGGAGGAGCAGGAGTATCACGATGCCTCTACTGAGGATCGCAAAG ATTCATAA
- the LOC113770443 gene encoding zinc finger protein CONSTANS-LIKE 4-like has translation MSFAGKVMEKGCCELCGKAAKMYCVSDEARLCWDCDEKVHSANFLVAKHSRNLLCHVCQSPTPWKASGTKLAPTISVCQRCLHSSPAAENPAVRRTRQEQVEEAEDETTDQRRLGDDQYSDGSEDSDGYDDYVDDEFQEEEDEEEDGENQVVPWSSSPAPSSSALPLTTSSSSEHGSFSSRDGGAAVSSALKRSRDNRPPDSDDEDVCCSTQINLSAGAMEDRSSSLRSLKTARAEEELVHRPESEIELMRKKGRMELLGSFLNFQQTTAAGETDASEVIRNLSKLSRDAH, from the exons ATGAGTTTTGCGGGCAAGGTAATGGAGAAAGGGTGCTGCGAATTGTGTGGCAAAGCAGCAAAGATGTATTGCGTTTCGGATGAAGCAAGGCTTTGCTGGGATTGTGATGAAAAAGTGCACAGCGCAAATTTTCTGGTCGCTAAACATTCAAGAAATCTTCTTTGCCATGTTTGTCAATCTCCGACCCCATGGAAAGCTTCCGGGACCAAGCTTGCCCCAACTATTTCCGTCTGTCAAAGATGCTTGCATAGTTCTCCTGCTGCTGAAAACCCGGCTGTCAGGAGGACTAGGCAGGAACAAGTAGAAGAAGCAGAAGATGAAACGACTGATCAGAGGCGCCTTGGCGATGATCAGTATAGTGATGGGTCTGAAGATAGCGACGGCTACGACGACTACGTCGACGATGAGTTtcaagaggaagaagatgagGAGGAGGATGGAGAGAATCAAGTAGTTCCTTGGTCTTCTAGTCCTGCTCCGTCTTCCTCAGCTCTGCCTTTGACAACCTCTTCTAGTAGTGAACATGGGTCTTTCTCCAGCAGAGATGGTGGTGCCGCCGTTTCCTCCGCTCTAAAGCGATCCCGTGACAACCGCCCTCCCGATTCCGAT GATGAGGATGTATGCTGTTCCACACAAATCAACTTGAGTGCGGGTGCAATGGAGGATAGAAGCTCCTCTTTGAGATCATTAAAGACGGCGAGGGCAGAAGAAGAGTTGGTTCATCGGCCGGAAAGTGAAATAGAGTTGATGAGGAAGAAGGGGAGAATGGAACTGTTGGGCTCTTTCTTGAATTTTCAGCAAACGACGGCGGCCGGTGAGACTGATGCCTCGGAAGTCATCCGAAATCTCTCTAAACTCAGCAGAGATGCGCATTGA